In Kordia antarctica, the following proteins share a genomic window:
- a CDS encoding DUF3810 domain-containing protein produces the protein MTKRTKLLIAVSFPIQFIAIKILASYPAFVETYYSNGLYPIISKIFRVIFGWIPFSMGDIFYTIAGILIIRYIYKNFRLFRTEFKRILLDTYIVITITYFAFHLLWGMNYYRLPLYKSLELDRKYSTEELVNFTERVIAKANTIQYQITQNDTVKVEIPYKTSEILDKTGNGYENFSAKQPQFTFTHRSLKTSLYSSFLTVMGFSGYINPFTNEAQINRKIPVYKFPVTASHEEAHQIGFSAENEANFIGCMAALHNDDIYFQYGAYNFMAWHCLREVHNRNPEEYERLKLTLHSGIQKNYDEVRAFWTSHKNPLKPMFKFTFDQFLKANNQSGGILSYSYVVSLLVNYDKKHTLVP, from the coding sequence ATGACCAAGAGAACAAAACTCCTAATTGCTGTATCTTTTCCTATTCAATTTATTGCTATTAAGATACTTGCAAGTTACCCAGCGTTTGTAGAAACCTATTACAGTAACGGATTATACCCAATAATTTCAAAGATTTTTAGAGTTATTTTTGGTTGGATTCCTTTCTCTATGGGCGATATTTTCTATACAATTGCTGGAATTTTAATCATTCGATACATTTATAAAAATTTCCGTTTGTTCCGAACTGAATTCAAACGTATTTTATTGGACACTTATATTGTAATTACTATCACATACTTCGCTTTTCATCTACTTTGGGGAATGAATTATTATAGATTGCCGTTGTATAAATCGCTTGAATTAGATCGGAAATATTCCACAGAAGAATTGGTTAACTTTACCGAAAGAGTCATCGCGAAAGCAAACACAATTCAATATCAAATTACACAAAACGATACTGTAAAAGTTGAAATTCCTTATAAAACCAGTGAAATTCTTGATAAAACAGGCAACGGTTATGAAAATTTCAGCGCAAAGCAACCACAATTTACATTTACACATCGTAGTTTAAAGACTTCGCTTTATAGTAGTTTCTTAACTGTTATGGGATTTAGTGGTTACATCAATCCGTTTACCAATGAAGCGCAGATCAATCGCAAAATTCCTGTGTACAAATTTCCTGTAACGGCAAGTCATGAAGAAGCGCATCAAATTGGGTTTTCAGCGGAAAACGAAGCCAATTTTATAGGTTGTATGGCAGCTTTACATAATGACGATATTTACTTTCAATATGGCGCGTATAACTTTATGGCGTGGCATTGTTTACGAGAAGTACACAACAGAAATCCTGAAGAATATGAACGTCTAAAACTGACCTTACATTCAGGGATTCAGAAAAATTACGATGAAGTTCGTGCTTTTTGGACGTCGCATAAAAACCCACTCAAACCGATGTTTAAGTTTACTTTTGATCAATTCCTAAAAGCAAACAATCAATCTGGTGGAATTTTGAGTTACAGTTATGTGGTTTCACTTTTGGTGAATTATGACAAGAAACATACGCTTGTTCCTTAA
- a CDS encoding aminoacyl-histidine dipeptidase: MSQEVRTLEPNGLWNKFADLNAVPRPSKKEERVIAFMKKFGEDLGLETIIDEVGNVIVKKPATSGMEDRKAIVMQSHLDMVHQKNSDTEFDFDTQGIEMVIDGDWVRAKGTTLGADNGLGVATIMAILESNDIAHPALEALFTIDEETGMTGAMGLKGGLLEGEILLNLDTEEDDEIGIGCAGGIDVTARRSYVEEETPEGVVGYQISISGLQGGHSGMDIHKGFGNANVLMNRILFDGFENFGLRIAEINGGSLRNAIPRESVATVVVDKVHQKAFEFELKTQADTIKKEFATIEADLEIMCTVIETPTEVVELGVQEGITRSIYAAYNGVYRMSPDIEDLVETSNNVARVIVKDGEIKVGCLTRSSVESGKMDLATKLRASFELSGCEVEFSGSYPGWEPNMNASILPVLVDLYKKLNNEEPNVAACHAGLECGILGTNYPDMEMISFGPTIRGAHSPDERASISSTQKYWKFVLEILKNIPKK; this comes from the coding sequence ATGAGTCAAGAAGTAAGAACTTTAGAACCAAATGGACTTTGGAATAAATTCGCAGATTTAAACGCAGTGCCGCGACCTTCAAAAAAAGAAGAACGTGTAATTGCTTTTATGAAAAAATTTGGAGAAGATTTAGGTTTAGAAACTATTATTGATGAAGTAGGAAATGTAATTGTCAAAAAACCAGCAACTTCAGGAATGGAAGACAGAAAAGCCATTGTAATGCAATCGCATTTGGATATGGTACATCAAAAAAATTCTGATACCGAGTTTGACTTTGATACACAAGGTATTGAAATGGTTATTGATGGAGATTGGGTACGCGCAAAAGGAACAACACTTGGTGCAGATAATGGACTTGGAGTCGCAACGATTATGGCAATTTTAGAAAGTAACGATATTGCGCATCCTGCATTGGAAGCGTTATTTACGATAGATGAAGAAACAGGAATGACAGGCGCAATGGGCTTGAAAGGCGGATTGCTTGAAGGAGAAATTCTACTAAACCTTGATACGGAAGAAGATGATGAAATCGGAATTGGTTGTGCAGGTGGAATTGATGTAACTGCAAGACGTTCATATGTTGAAGAAGAAACACCAGAAGGTGTTGTAGGATATCAAATTTCAATTAGTGGATTGCAAGGTGGACATAGCGGAATGGACATTCATAAAGGATTTGGAAATGCAAATGTGTTGATGAATCGGATCTTATTTGATGGATTTGAAAACTTCGGATTGCGCATTGCTGAAATTAACGGAGGAAGTTTACGAAACGCTATTCCAAGAGAAAGTGTTGCAACTGTTGTAGTTGATAAAGTGCATCAAAAAGCGTTTGAATTTGAATTAAAAACACAAGCTGATACTATTAAAAAAGAATTTGCAACGATTGAAGCGGATTTAGAAATTATGTGTACTGTTATAGAAACTCCAACGGAAGTTGTGGAATTAGGCGTACAAGAAGGAATTACACGTTCCATATATGCTGCTTATAATGGTGTATATCGTATGAGTCCAGATATTGAAGATTTGGTAGAAACATCAAATAATGTTGCACGAGTAATCGTAAAAGACGGAGAAATTAAAGTTGGATGTTTAACGCGTTCTTCTGTGGAAAGTGGAAAAATGGACTTAGCGACAAAATTGAGAGCTTCGTTTGAACTTTCTGGTTGCGAAGTAGAATTTTCAGGTTCGTATCCAGGTTGGGAACCAAATATGAATGCTTCTATTTTACCAGTTTTGGTTGATTTGTATAAGAAACTAAATAATGAGGAACCAAACGTTGCAGCTTGTCACGCAGGATTGGAATGTGGAATTTTAGGAACAAATTATCCAGACATGGAAATGATTAGTTTTGGACCAACTATTCGTGGAGCGCATTCGCCAGACGAACGTGCAAGTATTTCTTCTACTCAGAAATATTGGAAATTTGTGTTGGAAATCTTAAAGAACATTCCGAAGAAATAA
- a CDS encoding peptidylprolyl isomerase, whose protein sequence is MKKITLLIAIIALGFTACKTAKYPELADGIYADIQTSKGPILVELNFTDTPVTTANFIGLAKGTHPQLVDSLQGKPFYDGFIFHRVMENFMIQTGDPLGTGMGDAGYKFDDEIVKTLNHNEAGTLAMANSGPDTSGSQFYITHVPYPSLNGRYTVFGKVVINPAKEKELRAQISDTVALKKAIDSVRMATVNIIAKVPVLKTPDAMNKPVDEITMESVEIIRIGSDAKAFDEVKVFSGQYAEKAKAIEKAKEITAKTLAKFAEQKAKATELPSGLKYYISEKGTGAKLSATSTVEAYYAVYFAADGKLLQTNNLATAEALDAVDAQQKAANAYKPMETEIGPDAPMIAGFREGLQQLSVGDKATLFLPSHLAYGERGNRGIPPNSDLVFEIEIVSEVIK, encoded by the coding sequence ATGAAAAAAATCACACTACTTATTGCTATCATCGCATTAGGTTTTACAGCTTGCAAAACTGCTAAATACCCAGAATTAGCCGATGGAATTTATGCTGATATTCAAACTTCCAAAGGACCTATTTTAGTTGAGTTAAACTTTACAGACACGCCAGTTACTACGGCAAACTTTATTGGTTTGGCAAAAGGAACGCATCCACAATTGGTAGATAGTTTACAAGGAAAACCTTTTTATGACGGATTTATTTTCCATAGAGTTATGGAAAACTTTATGATTCAAACAGGAGATCCACTTGGAACTGGAATGGGCGATGCTGGTTATAAATTTGATGACGAAATTGTAAAAACATTAAATCATAACGAAGCAGGAACTTTGGCAATGGCAAATTCTGGTCCAGATACTAGCGGAAGTCAATTTTACATTACACATGTTCCGTATCCTTCATTAAATGGAAGATATACCGTTTTTGGAAAAGTTGTGATCAATCCTGCAAAGGAAAAAGAATTAAGAGCTCAAATTTCTGACACTGTTGCTTTAAAGAAAGCAATTGATTCTGTAAGAATGGCAACAGTAAATATTATTGCAAAAGTACCTGTGTTGAAAACTCCAGATGCTATGAACAAACCTGTTGATGAAATCACAATGGAAAGTGTTGAAATCATTCGTATTGGTTCAGATGCAAAAGCATTTGATGAAGTAAAAGTATTTTCTGGTCAGTATGCTGAAAAAGCAAAAGCGATTGAAAAAGCAAAAGAGATTACAGCAAAAACTTTAGCTAAGTTTGCAGAACAAAAAGCAAAAGCGACTGAATTACCTTCAGGTTTAAAGTATTATATTTCTGAAAAAGGTACTGGAGCTAAATTATCTGCAACATCTACTGTAGAAGCATATTACGCAGTATATTTTGCTGCCGATGGGAAATTATTACAAACAAACAATTTAGCAACCGCAGAAGCTTTAGATGCCGTAGATGCGCAACAAAAAGCCGCAAACGCATATAAGCCAATGGAAACTGAAATTGGTCCTGATGCACCTATGATTGCTGGATTCAGAGAAGGCCTGCAACAATTGAGTGTTGGAGACAAAGCAACTTTATTCTTACCATCGCATTTAGCGTATGGAGAAAGAGGAAATAGAGGAATTCCTCCAAATTCAGATTTAGTTTTTGAAATAGAAATTGTGAGTGAAGTTATTAAATAA
- the gldI gene encoding gliding motility-associated peptidyl-prolyl isomerase GldI, with protein sequence MLKKIVFLSMICIAVVSCAQKEARKPVSVRSGSFLKESVERNKALIAQEEAAIQKYMENDSTNTYVASKNGFWYFYNKKSPEEMYLPKKGDTLTYEISTSKFAGDVIYAKEEIGVQEYIVEKQQTIPGLRYALQLMKQGETVTFLFPSHIAYGYHGDNKKIGTNVPIQSTITLLTIKKENKNLETEN encoded by the coding sequence ATGTTGAAAAAAATTGTTTTCTTAAGTATGATATGCATCGCTGTGGTTTCTTGCGCTCAGAAAGAAGCTCGGAAACCTGTCAGCGTTCGTTCAGGTAGTTTTTTGAAAGAATCCGTAGAACGAAATAAAGCATTAATTGCTCAAGAAGAAGCTGCAATTCAAAAATATATGGAGAACGATTCTACAAATACCTATGTAGCTTCTAAAAATGGTTTTTGGTATTTTTACAATAAAAAATCGCCCGAAGAAATGTATTTACCAAAAAAAGGAGACACACTTACCTACGAAATTAGTACTTCCAAATTTGCTGGCGACGTTATTTATGCAAAAGAAGAAATTGGAGTTCAAGAATATATTGTAGAAAAACAACAAACAATTCCCGGATTACGCTATGCATTACAACTAATGAAGCAAGGAGAAACCGTAACATTTCTTTTCCCTTCTCATATTGCGTATGGCTATCACGGAGATAATAAAAAAATTGGAACGAATGTTCCGATTCAATCCACAATTACATTACTTACTATTAAAAAAGAAAACAAGAACCTAGAAACAGAAAATTAA
- a CDS encoding DHH family phosphoesterase, which produces MNEAEIQGVQILLQTPQNIVIIPHKNPDGDAIGSTLALCHYLKKRKHNAVIVAPNDYPEFLKWMPGESEIVKFDSEQERSETLLKNANVIFTLDFNDLSRIGEMEPSVSACEATFVMIDHHQQPSDYAKFMYSDTSMSSTCEMVYNFIAFLGDEDLITPEMASCMYTGIMTDTGSFRFKATTSKTHRIIANLIDKGAENDTIHNAIYDTNSLSRIHLLGCALKNLVVLEEFNTVYITISKEELQRYDFKKGDTEGFVNYGLSLKGIKFAAIFIENLQEPYVKMSLRSKGNFSVNEFARAHFNGGGHTNAAGGRSDDSMEDTIVNFTKILNAYKVALN; this is translated from the coding sequence ATGAATGAAGCTGAGATACAAGGCGTACAAATCTTGTTACAAACACCACAGAATATTGTTATAATTCCACATAAAAATCCTGATGGCGATGCAATTGGATCTACGCTCGCGCTTTGCCATTACTTGAAAAAACGCAAACATAACGCTGTGATTGTAGCGCCAAATGATTATCCAGAATTTTTAAAATGGATGCCTGGCGAAAGTGAAATTGTAAAGTTTGATAGCGAACAAGAACGATCAGAAACGTTGTTGAAAAATGCCAATGTTATCTTTACGTTAGATTTTAACGATTTGAGCCGAATTGGCGAAATGGAACCATCAGTTTCCGCTTGTGAAGCAACTTTTGTGATGATAGATCATCATCAGCAACCTTCCGATTATGCAAAATTCATGTATTCGGACACAAGCATGAGTTCTACTTGTGAAATGGTCTATAATTTTATTGCCTTTTTAGGTGATGAAGATTTGATAACTCCTGAAATGGCTTCGTGTATGTACACAGGAATTATGACTGATACAGGTTCATTCCGCTTTAAAGCGACTACAAGCAAAACACATAGAATTATAGCAAATTTGATAGATAAAGGTGCTGAAAATGATACGATTCACAATGCAATTTACGATACAAATAGCTTGAGTCGCATCCATTTACTAGGTTGCGCACTGAAGAATTTAGTCGTTTTGGAAGAATTTAACACCGTATATATTACCATTAGTAAAGAAGAATTACAACGCTACGATTTCAAAAAAGGTGATACAGAAGGTTTTGTAAATTATGGATTATCATTAAAAGGTATTAAATTTGCAGCAATTTTTATTGAAAATTTACAAGAACCGTATGTGAAGATGTCGTTACGCTCTAAAGGTAATTTTTCGGTAAATGAATTTGCGCGTGCACATTTTAATGGTGGCGGACATACAAATGCCGCTGGCGGACGAAGTGACGATTCAATGGAAGATACCATTGTTAATTTCACTAAAATTTTAAATGCGTACAAAGTAGCATTAAACTAA
- a CDS encoding nucleoside-diphosphate kinase, with protein sequence MAGKRTFTMIKPDAVENGHIGAILEKITASGFKIVALKLTQLSKRDAEEFYAVHNERPFFGELVEFMTRGPIVAAILEKENAVSDFRTLIGATNPSEAAEGTIRNLYATSIGENAVHGSDSDENGTIEGAFHFSGREIF encoded by the coding sequence ATGGCTGGAAAAAGAACTTTTACAATGATTAAGCCTGATGCTGTAGAAAACGGACACATCGGAGCTATTTTAGAAAAAATTACTGCTTCAGGATTTAAAATCGTTGCTTTAAAATTAACACAATTAAGCAAACGTGACGCAGAAGAATTTTACGCAGTACACAACGAAAGACCTTTCTTTGGTGAGTTAGTAGAATTCATGACAAGAGGACCAATTGTAGCGGCAATCTTAGAGAAAGAGAATGCGGTGAGCGATTTTAGAACTTTAATCGGAGCTACAAATCCATCAGAAGCAGCAGAAGGAACTATTAGAAACTTATATGCAACTTCTATTGGAGAAAATGCAGTTCACGGTTCTGATAGCGACGAAAATGGTACTATTGAAGGTGCTTTTCACTTTTCAGGAAGAGAGATTTTCTAA
- a CDS encoding DUF721 domain-containing protein, which yields MKKRHTEHRTISEVLKDFVSEHRLEDGLDKIDARDAWAKLMGNGVNTYTTNVILKNDTLHVSLSSAVLREELSYGKEKIIRLLNESIGKDLIKTLILR from the coding sequence TTGAAGAAAAGACACACTGAACATAGAACCATTAGCGAAGTATTGAAAGATTTTGTTTCGGAACACCGATTAGAAGACGGTTTGGACAAAATTGACGCGCGTGATGCTTGGGCAAAATTGATGGGAAATGGTGTGAATACATATACGACGAATGTTATTCTTAAAAATGATACGCTTCATGTTTCGTTATCTTCTGCGGTTTTACGAGAAGAATTGAGTTACGGAAAAGAAAAAATCATTCGATTGCTGAATGAAAGTATAGGCAAAGATTTGATTAAAACGTTGATTTTAAGATAA
- the recF gene encoding DNA replication/repair protein RecF (All proteins in this family for which functions are known are DNA-binding proteins that assist the filamentation of RecA onto DNA for the initiation of recombination or recombinational repair.) — translation MFLKKLSLINYKNFDTNSFDFNPKVNCLVGNNGVGKTNVLDAIYHLSFGKSYFNPVASQNIKHGEEFFVVDGTYEKAERDENIICSLKKGQKKIVKRNGKPYDKLSEHIGFIPLVIISPADRDLIIEGSDTRRKFMDSVISQSNKHYLKNLINYNKVLSQRNSLLKYFALNSTFDGVTLSIYNDQLHDLGTKIYAERRKFIEAFVPIFISRYNAISNQKENVNISYKSQLHEKDFRSLLEENLTRDKVLQYTSVGAHKDDLLFAIETYPIKKFGSQGQQKSFLIALKLAQFDFIKQLVNVTPILLLDDIFDKLDEERVTQIMSLVNHDDFGQLFISDTHVDRTEAIVKEIHQSYEIFKL, via the coding sequence ATGTTTTTAAAGAAATTATCATTGATCAATTATAAGAATTTTGACACGAATTCTTTTGATTTTAATCCTAAAGTAAATTGTCTAGTAGGGAATAACGGAGTTGGGAAAACCAACGTGTTAGACGCTATTTACCATTTATCGTTCGGAAAAAGTTATTTTAATCCTGTGGCTTCACAGAACATTAAACACGGAGAAGAATTTTTCGTAGTGGATGGTACCTACGAAAAAGCGGAAAGAGACGAAAATATTATCTGTTCTTTGAAGAAAGGACAAAAAAAGATAGTAAAACGGAACGGAAAACCTTACGATAAGCTGTCAGAACACATCGGATTCATCCCATTAGTGATTATTTCGCCAGCAGATCGCGATTTAATTATCGAAGGAAGCGATACACGAAGAAAGTTTATGGACAGCGTTATTTCGCAATCCAATAAGCACTATTTAAAAAACCTTATCAATTACAATAAAGTGCTGTCGCAACGAAATTCGTTATTGAAGTATTTTGCGCTCAATAGTACTTTTGATGGCGTCACACTTAGCATTTATAACGATCAATTGCATGATTTAGGTACTAAAATTTACGCTGAACGCAGAAAGTTTATAGAAGCGTTTGTGCCAATTTTTATTTCGCGTTACAACGCAATTTCTAACCAAAAAGAAAATGTGAATATCAGTTATAAAAGTCAATTACATGAAAAAGATTTTCGATCTTTGTTAGAAGAAAATTTAACCAGAGACAAAGTATTGCAATATACAAGTGTTGGCGCGCACAAAGACGATTTATTATTTGCGATAGAAACCTATCCGATTAAGAAATTTGGAAGTCAAGGACAGCAAAAATCATTTCTAATTGCTTTAAAATTAGCGCAATTCGATTTCATAAAGCAATTAGTCAACGTCACTCCTATTCTATTGTTGGATGATATTTTTGACAAATTGGATGAAGAACGTGTGACACAAATAATGTCGTTAGTAAATCATGACGATTTTGGACAATTATTTATCAGCGACACGCATGTAGACAGAACGGAAGCCATTGTAAAAGAGATTCATCAATCATACGAGATTTTTAAATTATAA
- a CDS encoding tetratricopeptide repeat protein, which produces MATYKKRGYKVKTKEDKEKDVSAEQLDSTTAEVFNTLDETASKTEEWVAKNQKYIFIGIGAIAFVLLGYLVYSKVFAAPKEAEAANEVFKANSYFDQAINVNVNDQLLKGIATRDSLFTLALNGGEGKFGYLNIISEYPGTNAANLANYSAGIAYLNLNEYKLAIKHLQEFSSDDIIIGAKAKGAIGDAFAQLGQQEDALAHYEKAFKHSANDATTPTYLLKAGVTALDLGEAGKALGYFNRIENEYESFKNTADGKMLDIYIGKAEALKK; this is translated from the coding sequence ATGGCAACTTATAAGAAAAGAGGATATAAAGTTAAAACTAAAGAAGATAAAGAGAAAGATGTTTCTGCTGAACAATTAGATAGTACAACAGCAGAAGTCTTTAATACTTTAGATGAAACTGCGTCCAAAACGGAAGAATGGGTAGCAAAAAATCAAAAATATATCTTTATCGGTATTGGTGCGATTGCTTTTGTCCTTTTAGGATACTTAGTGTATAGCAAAGTATTTGCTGCACCAAAAGAAGCAGAAGCTGCAAACGAAGTATTTAAAGCAAATTCATATTTCGATCAAGCAATTAATGTAAATGTAAACGATCAACTGTTAAAAGGAATTGCAACAAGAGATTCTTTATTTACATTAGCATTGAATGGTGGAGAAGGAAAGTTCGGATATTTGAACATCATTTCTGAATATCCAGGTACAAATGCAGCGAACTTAGCAAATTATAGTGCTGGAATTGCATATTTAAACTTAAATGAATACAAATTAGCAATCAAGCATTTACAAGAGTTTTCATCTGATGATATTATTATCGGAGCGAAAGCGAAAGGTGCTATTGGAGATGCATTTGCACAGTTAGGGCAACAAGAAGACGCTTTAGCACATTATGAAAAAGCATTTAAGCACAGCGCAAATGATGCAACAACACCAACCTATTTGTTAAAAGCTGGAGTTACGGCTTTAGATTTAGGCGAAGCAGGAAAAGCTTTAGGTTATTTCAATAGAATTGAAAATGAATATGAGAGCTTTAAGAATACAGCAGACGGAAAAATGCTAGATATTTATATAGGAAAAGCAGAAGCTTTGAAAAAATAA
- the ribH gene encoding 6,7-dimethyl-8-ribityllumazine synthase, with protein MATVNKNLSTYDKATIPNAKNFRFGIVVSEWNENITEGLCKGAIAALTENGVTEANIIRWNVPGSYELVYGAKHMQKTQEVDAIIAIGSVIQGETKHFDFVCSATAHGIKDLNVNSDIPVIFCVLTDNTLQQAIDRSGGIHGNKGIEAAIAAIKMAALRTF; from the coding sequence ATGGCAACAGTAAATAAAAATTTATCTACTTACGATAAAGCTACAATCCCAAATGCGAAAAATTTTCGATTTGGGATTGTTGTTTCTGAGTGGAACGAGAATATTACCGAAGGACTTTGTAAAGGCGCAATTGCTGCATTAACAGAGAATGGAGTTACAGAAGCTAACATTATCCGTTGGAATGTTCCAGGAAGCTACGAATTGGTGTATGGAGCAAAACATATGCAGAAAACGCAAGAAGTAGATGCTATTATTGCGATTGGAAGCGTGATTCAAGGAGAAACGAAACACTTTGATTTTGTATGTAGCGCAACTGCACACGGAATTAAAGACTTGAATGTAAACTCAGATATTCCTGTAATTTTTTGTGTGTTGACAGATAATACGTTGCAACAAGCAATTGATCGTTCTGGAGGAATTCATGGAAATAAAGGAATTGAAGCGGCAATTGCAGCTATTAAAATGGCAGCATTGCGAACCTTTTAA
- a CDS encoding RsmD family RNA methyltransferase → MRIISGKHKGRRITAPKKLPVRPTTDMAKESLFNILNNHFYFHEISVLDLFAGTGNISYEFASRGTETITAVDGDYGCVSFIKKTATAFELDITAIKSDVYKFLERTRLQSDVIFADPPYAFTKEQFVRITEIIFERELLLQDGFLIIEHAKETKLEDVANFNFSKNYGSSAFSFFKLPEIENSNEEE, encoded by the coding sequence ATGCGAATTATTTCAGGAAAACATAAAGGAAGAAGAATCACTGCTCCAAAAAAGCTACCTGTACGACCTACGACAGATATGGCTAAAGAATCACTTTTCAACATTTTAAATAATCATTTTTATTTTCATGAAATCAGCGTATTGGATTTATTTGCTGGAACTGGAAATATTAGTTACGAATTTGCTTCGCGCGGAACTGAAACGATTACTGCAGTTGATGGCGATTACGGTTGTGTAAGTTTTATTAAAAAAACGGCGACAGCTTTTGAACTAGATATTACAGCGATTAAAAGCGACGTTTATAAGTTTTTAGAACGAACGCGTCTTCAATCGGATGTTATATTCGCAGATCCACCATATGCGTTTACCAAAGAACAATTTGTGCGTATTACAGAAATTATATTTGAGAGAGAATTACTTTTACAAGATGGTTTTCTAATTATAGAACACGCCAAAGAGACCAAATTGGAAGATGTAGCAAACTTTAACTTTTCTAAAAACTACGGAAGTTCCGCATTTAGCTTTTTTAAACTTCCAGAAATAGAAAATTCTAACGAAGAAGAATAG
- a CDS encoding DUF3822 family protein yields MKAKRKNNNQPEYQKLSIQVSLNGLSFCILHTIENEITELRHFQFTAVTNPLQLETEVNAIFEQHSELLNQPFQAVTVSHINTLSTFVPKPLFSDKNLADYLKYNTKILPNDYITFDVITNNDMVNVYIPYVNINNLFFEKYGSFTYKHFATVLIENIFQLSTNTEEATVYVHVQKEQFEICIIQNKKLLFYNAFEYSTSEDFIYYLLFTIEQLGLNTDTLQLYFLGDVSKEDVLYTVTYTYVRNVDFLKKKYPFNFNEHIEKPESHRNFTLLTNF; encoded by the coding sequence TTGAAAGCAAAAAGAAAAAATAATAATCAACCAGAATATCAAAAGTTGTCCATTCAGGTTTCACTGAATGGACTTTCTTTTTGTATCCTACATACAATTGAAAATGAAATTACGGAGCTTCGTCATTTTCAATTTACAGCTGTAACAAATCCGCTGCAATTAGAAACTGAAGTAAATGCTATATTTGAGCAACATTCAGAGCTACTAAATCAGCCGTTTCAAGCCGTTACGGTGAGTCATATCAATACCTTATCGACGTTTGTACCAAAGCCTTTGTTTTCTGATAAAAACCTCGCAGATTACCTAAAATACAATACCAAAATTTTACCAAACGATTATATTACATTTGATGTGATCACGAATAACGACATGGTAAATGTGTATATTCCGTATGTAAATATCAACAATCTGTTTTTTGAGAAATACGGTTCATTTACGTATAAACATTTTGCTACAGTATTGATAGAGAATATTTTTCAACTATCAACGAATACCGAAGAAGCTACCGTATATGTGCATGTTCAGAAGGAACAATTTGAAATTTGTATCATCCAAAACAAAAAACTACTCTTTTACAATGCTTTCGAATACTCAACTTCAGAAGATTTTATTTACTATTTACTTTTTACGATAGAACAATTAGGATTGAACACAGATACGCTTCAACTTTACTTTTTAGGCGATGTTTCTAAAGAAGATGTTTTATACACCGTTACGTATACATATGTGCGCAATGTGGATTTTCTGAAAAAAAAGTATCCATTCAATTTCAATGAACATATTGAAAAACCAGAAAGTCACCGTAATTTCACCTTACTAACAAATTTTTAG